From the Ignavibacteriales bacterium genome, the window CAACATGAAGAATATATTTTCAAAAATAAAGGAGTGGTTCGACGAACTCTAAATAAGTTAAAAAAAAGCAATCAAATAATCAGCAAGTCAAACATAATAGAAAGGGCAACAAAAAATGGCAATTAGATTACTTACCAACGAACGAGGTAATGCCAAGATCCGCGTAGTAGGCGTAGGCGGCGGCGGCGGAAATGCTCTCAATACCATGGTGCAAAAAGGTATAGAGGGTGTTGAGTTCATTGCAGTAAACACCGATCTCCAGGCATTGGAGAACAGTAAAGCCGATCTTAAAATCCAGATCGGGAAAAACCTTACGAACGGTCTCGGTGCAGGCATGAACTTCGAGACGGGCAAGAAGGCAGTCGAAGAGAATAGGGACGAGATCGAAAGAGCTCTATCGGGCAGTGACATGGTTTTTGTAACTGCAGGAATGGGAGGAGGTACCGGTACTGGTGGTGCTCCCGAACTTGCGCGCATAGCAAAAAGCATGAACGCGCTCGTGGTGGCAATTGTAACGACCCCGTTCAAATTCGAGGGTAAACCAAGGCTTCAGCAGGCAGTTTCGGGTATCGAGAATTTAAAGGATGAAGTCGATAGTCTCATCGTGATCCCTAACCAGAAGATATTCGATCTTATAACAGGGGATACCACAAAGAGAGAAGCATTCGAGATGGCTGACAGAGTTTTATACAATGCAACGAGAGGAATTTCACAGATCATTACAAAGACAGGTGAGATCAACGTAGACTTTGCCGATGTCCGCACGATAATGAAAGACATGGGCGATGCAATGATAGGTACCGGTCTTGCTTCAGGCGACGAGAGAGCTTTAAAATCCGCTAAGGATGCTCTTTCAAACCCGCTTTTAGAAGAAATCGATATTACAGGATCAGCATGTGTCCTTACGAACATCTGCAGTAACGGAAACATTAAGATGTCCGAGATTGAAAAGATCAACGATCTTATTCAGGGTGAAGCAGGTGAGGACGCAAAATACATCTTCGGTGTAGTAGATGACGAAGATATGGGTGACGAGATAATGGTTACGGTTATCGCAACGGGATTCCGTGGTGCAACACAAAGCAAGGATGATGATTCCGACATGGTGGTACAGGAAAATATCATATTCCCGGATACAGGTAAGATAACAAAGATCCCGACCCCGGAAGAGCTTGCGCAGTATGACGAACCCGCAATAAAGAGGAGAAAAATAAACATTAACGATGATCTCAGTGAGGAAGATATCAAAGATACAATATCAGATGACGATGATGATCTGGGTTTCAGCGAATTCGACTTTAACGAAGATTTCAAGAAACCTGCCTTTTTGAGAAGGCAAATGGATTAAGCAATTAATTAGTTAAACATTTAGCACCAATTTTTTTCTGTTGCATATTCGATTTAACTAAATTAATTTGCTTTTACTTTAGTTCTCAATAAATCTGACTTATTAAGAAAGGTGGA encodes:
- the ftsZ gene encoding cell division protein FtsZ, whose product is MAIRLLTNERGNAKIRVVGVGGGGGNALNTMVQKGIEGVEFIAVNTDLQALENSKADLKIQIGKNLTNGLGAGMNFETGKKAVEENRDEIERALSGSDMVFVTAGMGGGTGTGGAPELARIAKSMNALVVAIVTTPFKFEGKPRLQQAVSGIENLKDEVDSLIVIPNQKIFDLITGDTTKREAFEMADRVLYNATRGISQIITKTGEINVDFADVRTIMKDMGDAMIGTGLASGDERALKSAKDALSNPLLEEIDITGSACVLTNICSNGNIKMSEIEKINDLIQGEAGEDAKYIFGVVDDEDMGDEIMVTVIATGFRGATQSKDDDSDMVVQENIIFPDTGKITKIPTPEELAQYDEPAIKRRKININDDLSEEDIKDTISDDDDDLGFSEFDFNEDFKKPAFLRRQMD